One genomic region from Buchnera aphidicola (Melanaphis sacchari) encodes:
- the atpE gene encoding F0F1 ATP synthase subunit C, whose product MENVSNVNIDMLYIAVAIMIGLAAIGAAIGIGILGSKFLEGAARQPDLVPLLRTQFFVVMGLVDAIPMIAVGLGLYMLFAIS is encoded by the coding sequence ATGGAAAATGTAAGTAATGTAAATATTGATATGTTATATATAGCAGTGGCTATTATGATTGGTTTAGCTGCTATTGGTGCTGCTATTGGAATTGGTATTTTAGGTAGTAAGTTTTTAGAAGGTGCTGCAAGGCAACCTGATTTAGTTCCTTTGTTAAGAACTCAGTTTTTTGTAGTAATGGGATTAGTAGATGCTATTCCGATGATTGCTGTTGGTTTAGGTTTGTATATGCTA